From Penaeus monodon isolate SGIC_2016 chromosome 42, NSTDA_Pmon_1, whole genome shotgun sequence, one genomic window encodes:
- the LOC119599063 gene encoding uncharacterized protein LOC119599063, with amino-acid sequence MNRKHTVLKKTDGFICWLPEKGVYSLVLSLQDYKPFNKISRTVHFHVFQDIQKLGKFSPRKNHILLHSHLGSHYPSCEVIWFGAHNPYEETSVYGNASFVVDMREFMHEYVRKRNIYFVEVLDFKSGNTSRILITHKDYNLPCYDPLQYGGPWYIDPSGKHYYLQNARRYNGLSNKSGHKLEFMLELTEEEGEHLFHKAVPQPVGHQEANSGKPYCCKDHGSTKSCPSPWSKREAQERIDKELETRTGKANRSLEF; translated from the coding sequence ATGAACAGAAAACATACAGTCTTAAAGAAAACAGATGGCTTCATTTGCTGGCTGCCTGAAAAAGGAGTTTACTCCCTTGTCCTCAGTCTTCAAGACTATAAGCCTTTCAACAAGATCTCGAGAACTGTCCACTTTCATGTGTTCCAGGATATTCAGAAATTAGGGAAATTCTCTCCAAGGAAAAATCACATTTTGCTTCATTCCCATTTGGGCTCTCATTACCCTTCATGTGAGGTGATCTGGTTTGGAGCCCACAACCCGTACGAGGAGACGAGCGTCTACGGGAATGCAAGCTTTGTAGTTGACATGAGGGAGTTTATGCATGAATATGTGAGGAAGCGTAATATTTATTTTGTGGAGGTGTTAGACTTTAAGAGTGGTAACACATCCCGAATTCTGATAACACACAAAGATTATAACCTTCCTTGCTATGACCCTCTGCAATATGGTGGTCCTTGGTACATTGATCCTAGTGGTAAACACTATTATCTACAGAATGCACGGAGATACAATGGTTTAAGTAACAAAAGTGGACACAAGTTGGAGTTCATGCTGGAGTTGACTGAAGAAGAGGGTGAGCACTTGTTTCACAAAGCCGTGCCCCAGCCAGTTGGTCATCAGGAGGCAAACTCAGGCAAACCATACTGTTGTAAAGATCATGGGTCAACCAAGTCATGTCCATCACCTTGGAGTAAGAGAGAAGCTCAAGAAAGAATTGACAAAGAACTTGAGACTCGTACAGGAAAAGCAAATAGAAGCCTGGAATTTTAG